One window of the Candidatus Bathyarchaeota archaeon genome contains the following:
- the nrdD gene encoding anaerobic ribonucleoside-triphosphate reductase, producing MNDSAILQELKPMVRRSDGFMVEWDRKAIVKQLLTETKLAKEFFDVRPISVEEAEEIAKEVEKRVFELGLRFISGPLIRELVNNVLLDKSREKPEYAIYRNILTRVGTPVYDAYLIDIGKGYKANENANLQPNPETSHKRKADWVSGEEYLLLMPPKLADAHLSGELHIHDLEYFGTRPFCQDWDLRFFFYYGLMPDGMGTRTSIAGPAKHPEVAILHTAKILASAQTNFSGGEGFYNFLVFLAPYMRGLSYDKIKQLMQMMFFEYTQAYVARGGQLVFSNIQVQPGVPEIWRKVPIVARGRVGPDVYGDYEDEVRTMFRALYEVALQGDYWGKPFNFPKLENGISPEFFNSEYDDLWLEVHKVVAKFGTPYFDNMMPAYRGYGKGVSCYQCCAYCFVETPESSEDFEEKLYFVDGKHFTMGSWQVISLNLPRIAYKANGNDTKLFEEAKRLMDLAVEIFKVKRKWMDVMIKQNRIPFATQRPLDPRTRQKGRPAVDFDELVYTIGLVGGNEMTQWHTGYQLHESKEAVKILIRLILEMQKYKKELEARHGIKIALARTPAESTAQRFAIADLLTEEFREKAEKMVKGDLIKAKQMLMEGKKDVPVYYSNGTHVYVGAKTSLIERMNIEQKFFPLLNGGNMFHVWLGEANPDPEALYKFTQRIATQTQIGYYAYTKDLTICNDCGMVTSPLHEQCPNCGSQNVEWWSRITGYYQAVSGWNEAKKKELFDRYRTLVGSK from the coding sequence ATGAATGATAGTGCAATTTTGCAAGAACTTAAGCCTATGGTTAGGCGTAGCGACGGTTTCATGGTTGAATGGGACAGAAAAGCCATTGTAAAACAGCTTTTAACAGAAACGAAACTTGCAAAGGAATTTTTCGATGTTAGACCAATATCCGTAGAAGAAGCGGAAGAAATAGCCAAGGAGGTAGAAAAAAGAGTCTTCGAATTAGGCCTAAGGTTCATCAGCGGACCGCTAATCAGAGAACTCGTTAACAACGTGTTACTGGACAAGTCAAGGGAAAAACCAGAATACGCAATTTACAGAAACATCTTGACAAGAGTTGGAACACCAGTCTATGACGCATACTTGATAGACATCGGAAAAGGATACAAAGCAAACGAAAACGCAAACCTACAGCCGAATCCAGAAACTTCCCATAAACGCAAGGCAGACTGGGTTTCAGGCGAAGAGTACTTGCTTCTGATGCCTCCGAAACTGGCGGATGCACATCTTTCTGGAGAACTACACATACACGACTTAGAATACTTTGGAACAAGACCGTTCTGCCAAGACTGGGATCTACGCTTCTTCTTCTATTATGGCTTAATGCCGGACGGAATGGGAACGAGAACAAGCATAGCCGGACCGGCAAAACATCCAGAAGTTGCAATACTGCATACAGCTAAAATTTTAGCTTCAGCCCAAACAAACTTTTCAGGAGGAGAAGGCTTTTACAACTTCCTAGTTTTCCTAGCGCCGTACATGCGGGGGCTAAGCTACGATAAAATTAAGCAGCTCATGCAAATGATGTTCTTCGAGTATACGCAGGCGTACGTAGCTAGAGGAGGACAACTAGTTTTCAGCAATATTCAAGTCCAGCCCGGTGTGCCTGAAATCTGGAGAAAAGTTCCAATAGTTGCGAGGGGCAGGGTTGGCCCAGATGTTTATGGCGATTATGAAGATGAAGTTCGCACCATGTTTAGGGCCCTCTACGAAGTTGCATTACAAGGTGATTATTGGGGTAAGCCGTTTAACTTCCCAAAGCTTGAAAATGGAATAAGCCCGGAATTCTTCAATTCTGAATATGATGATTTATGGCTTGAAGTCCATAAGGTAGTTGCCAAGTTTGGGACTCCATACTTTGATAACATGATGCCCGCCTACAGGGGATACGGGAAAGGCGTATCATGCTACCAGTGTTGCGCATACTGCTTTGTTGAGACTCCGGAAAGCAGCGAAGACTTCGAAGAAAAACTCTACTTCGTCGATGGAAAACACTTCACCATGGGAAGCTGGCAGGTAATAAGCCTAAATCTTCCAAGAATAGCCTATAAAGCGAATGGAAATGACACAAAACTTTTCGAAGAAGCCAAGAGGCTTATGGACTTAGCTGTTGAAATCTTCAAGGTTAAACGCAAATGGATGGACGTAATGATTAAGCAGAACCGCATACCCTTCGCAACTCAGAGGCCTCTTGACCCAAGAACCCGGCAGAAGGGACGGCCAGCAGTAGACTTTGACGAACTTGTCTACACTATTGGGCTTGTAGGCGGAAACGAAATGACGCAGTGGCACACGGGATACCAGCTTCACGAAAGCAAAGAAGCCGTAAAAATCCTAATTAGACTAATTTTGGAAATGCAGAAGTACAAGAAAGAGCTTGAAGCTAGGCATGGAATAAAAATAGCCTTAGCGAGAACCCCAGCAGAATCCACAGCTCAAAGATTCGCAATCGCCGACCTACTAACCGAAGAGTTTAGGGAAAAAGCCGAAAAAATGGTTAAAGGAGACCTAATCAAAGCCAAACAAATGCTTATGGAAGGAAAAAAGGATGTTCCAGTCTACTACAGCAACGGAACCCACGTATACGTAGGAGCAAAAACAAGCCTAATTGAAAGAATGAACATAGAACAAAAATTCTTCCCATTGCTAAACGGAGGAAACATGTTCCACGTTTGGCTCGGCGAAGCCAACCCAGACCCAGAAGCCCTCTACAAGTTTACGCAAAGAATAGCTACGCAAACTCAGATAGGCTATTACGCATACACGAAAGACTTGACAATATGCAATGACTGCGGAATGGTAACCTCACCGCTTCATGAGCAATGTCCAAACTGCGGCTCACAAAACGTTGAATGGTGGTCAAGAATAACAGGCTACTACCAAGCAGTAAGCGGATGGAACGAAGCCAAAAAGAAGGAACTATTCGATCGATACCGAACACTGGTCGGAAGCAAGTAG
- the pyrB gene encoding aspartate carbamoyltransferase, whose translation MEFAGRDIISIKDFSREEIDYILETAAAMEPIAKTGSDMLKGKILATLFFEPSTRTRLSFESAMHKLGGSTIGFAEAEIASVKKGENLADTVRVVENYADVIAVRHPLEGAARLAAEFAEAPIINAGSGAEEHPTQALLDLYTIVKEKGKIDGLNIALIGDLRYGRTVHSLAYALSLYDVKLYLVSPETLRMRKEVLRTLRDKKVEVIEKNRVEEIIGDADVLYVTRIQKERFPDPAEYAKVKGSYKIDLETLKDAKEDMIILHPLPRVDEIAPEVDSTPHAKYFRQVWNGIIVRMALLALILGAVE comes from the coding sequence TTGGAATTCGCTGGAAGGGACATAATTTCAATTAAGGATTTTTCCCGAGAAGAAATCGATTACATCTTAGAAACTGCAGCTGCAATGGAGCCTATCGCCAAAACAGGCTCTGACATGCTTAAAGGGAAAATTTTGGCAACCCTATTTTTTGAGCCAAGCACACGGACACGTCTAAGTTTCGAGTCGGCAATGCACAAGCTTGGCGGGTCAACCATAGGTTTTGCAGAAGCAGAGATAGCTTCAGTTAAAAAAGGCGAAAACTTAGCTGACACAGTTCGCGTGGTGGAGAATTACGCTGATGTTATAGCTGTTAGGCATCCCCTCGAAGGGGCTGCAAGACTCGCAGCTGAATTTGCAGAGGCACCAATTATTAATGCTGGTTCAGGAGCGGAGGAGCATCCAACTCAAGCCTTGCTTGACTTGTATACCATAGTTAAAGAGAAAGGCAAAATCGACGGATTAAACATAGCCTTAATTGGGGATCTTCGATACGGCCGCACTGTCCACTCGCTTGCTTATGCACTTTCACTTTATGATGTTAAGCTCTACTTGGTTTCTCCTGAAACCTTGAGGATGCGTAAGGAAGTTCTAAGAACGCTTAGAGACAAGAAAGTTGAAGTTATCGAGAAAAATAGGGTTGAAGAAATAATTGGCGATGCAGACGTTCTTTACGTTACGAGAATTCAGAAGGAGCGTTTTCCAGACCCAGCCGAATATGCGAAGGTTAAAGGTTCATATAAGATAGACCTTGAAACTCTGAAAGATGCGAAGGAAGATATGATAATTCTTCATCCGTTACCCAGAGTTGACGAGATTGCACCTGAAGTTGACAGTACGCCGCATGCGAAATATTTCAGGCAAGTTTGGAATGGAATAATTGTAAGGATGGCCTTGCTTGCCCTAATACTCGGCGCAGTCGAGTAG
- a CDS encoding aspartate carbamoyltransferase regulatory subunit: protein MEETTLRVSKIKDGTVIDHITSGHALDVAKILGITGKKGSIVTIAMNVPSGKLGRKDVVKIEGRELKAEEVDKIALIAPYATINIIRDYKVVEKKRVQLPKIIKDIVKCANPACISNSREPIQPKFYVESQEPLYLKCHYCGYIMDREEVLKQF from the coding sequence ATGGAAGAAACTACCCTTCGAGTTTCGAAAATTAAGGATGGAACAGTTATAGACCACATTACCAGCGGTCACGCACTCGACGTGGCAAAAATTTTGGGTATAACAGGCAAAAAGGGAAGCATCGTAACCATAGCTATGAACGTCCCAAGTGGAAAGCTCGGTAGGAAGGACGTCGTGAAAATTGAGGGAAGGGAACTAAAAGCTGAAGAAGTCGATAAGATTGCGCTTATTGCTCCCTACGCCACTATAAACATAATCCGTGACTACAAGGTTGTTGAGAAAAAACGTGTCCAACTTCCAAAAATCATTAAGGACATTGTTAAATGCGCCAATCCAGCATGTATCTCAAACAGTAGAGAGCCTATTCAGCCAAAATTTTACGTGGAAAGCCAAGAGCCACTTTACTTAAAATGCCACTACTGCGGCTACATAATGGATAGAGAGGAAGTCCTAAAACAGTTTTAG
- a CDS encoding nascent polypeptide-associated complex protein, with product MQRMGLNMSPMPDVQQVIFRTATKEIVVEDPEVAVISLRGQKIFQVTGEKISEKALETKPKLVIPEEDVQLVANQTGKSLEEARKALEETEGDLAKAILLLQSQS from the coding sequence ATGCAACGTATGGGCCTCAACATGTCCCCAATGCCAGACGTGCAACAAGTCATCTTTAGAACAGCCACAAAGGAGATAGTTGTAGAAGACCCAGAAGTTGCTGTAATAAGCCTACGCGGCCAGAAAATCTTCCAAGTAACTGGTGAAAAAATATCTGAAAAAGCTTTAGAAACTAAGCCGAAACTTGTAATTCCAGAGGAGGACGTGCAGCTGGTTGCTAATCAAACTGGGAAGTCTTTGGAAGAGGCAAGGAAAGCTTTAGAGGAGACTGAGGGCGATTTAGCTAAAGCAATATTGCTACTTCAGTCACAGAGTTAA
- a CDS encoding TIGR00270 family protein, translated as MRCEVCGRRIRGKPHKVIIEGAKMLVCGRCASLGTPYYEPQKPSALPRKLTVPGVHASSKRTAAKTTAPKIDESLEIVEDYSSRVRHAREKLGLSHEDLGKKIGEKVSVLRRVETGKMVPDTVLARKLEHALQIKLLVPASTIEPKIPKSSLISKPSKGLTLGDIAQIKTKKLEGSQERKQ; from the coding sequence GTGCGCTGCGAGGTTTGCGGGCGTCGAATTCGAGGAAAACCACATAAAGTCATAATTGAGGGGGCAAAAATGCTTGTTTGCGGAAGATGCGCAAGCCTTGGCACACCGTACTATGAACCCCAAAAACCAAGTGCTTTGCCCAGAAAACTGACAGTTCCCGGGGTACATGCATCTTCAAAGAGAACCGCCGCAAAAACTACGGCTCCGAAAATTGATGAATCACTCGAAATAGTTGAAGATTATAGCTCTAGAGTTAGGCATGCAAGGGAAAAATTAGGGTTAAGCCATGAAGATTTAGGCAAGAAAATAGGCGAAAAAGTTTCTGTCTTAAGGAGAGTTGAAACTGGAAAAATGGTTCCGGACACGGTTTTAGCTAGAAAACTTGAACATGCACTTCAAATTAAGCTTCTAGTTCCAGCCTCAACAATTGAGCCTAAAATTCCAAAATCAAGCTTAATTTCTAAACCCTCGAAAGGATTAACTTTAGGAGACATCGCCCAGATAAAAACTAAAAAGTTGGAGGGCAGCCAAGAACGAAAGCAATAA
- a CDS encoding glutaredoxin family protein has product MRVPMITVYTTPSCPRCKMLKEWLKMKGIVFEEKNLDDSEVMADLIVRNVYVMSAPALEVGGKVYGEDVLFQSETLNEEFLNKILEEKAENE; this is encoded by the coding sequence GTGAGAGTTCCTATGATAACAGTTTACACGACTCCAAGCTGTCCGCGCTGTAAAATGCTAAAAGAATGGCTAAAAATGAAAGGAATAGTTTTCGAAGAGAAAAACCTAGATGATTCTGAAGTTATGGCTGATTTAATAGTCAGGAACGTTTACGTAATGTCTGCTCCCGCCCTAGAAGTAGGCGGGAAAGTTTACGGAGAAGACGTGCTTTTCCAGAGTGAAACTCTAAATGAGGAATTTTTGAACAAAATTTTGGAGGAAAAAGCCGAAAATGAATGA
- the hflX gene encoding GTPase HflX codes for MIVQRRLRNEPSALDELESLAESAGYTVVGKIEQIRKADPKYQIGRGKVRELAKLVEETGAEKIIFDNFLKPVQAYNLAKETGVEVIDRFQLILEIFARRASTTEAKLQIELARLKRELTRAKEKVRLAKMGEQPGFMGLGAYEVDVYYETIKRHIHTIQRKLKKIREKRKLHRRRRIELGFSSISLAGYTNAGKSSLFNALTREQVPVDNALFTTLSTTTRLINLYGRKVLLTDTVGFIDRLPITLIEAFHSTLEETIFSDLILLVVDISEPLADIERKISCSLDTIHKIGASGIPIVTAFNKIDLLSKEEVERKIESLKELAPNPVPISALYGINLDILKYELRRQLKNYVQVSFSVPMNSETMSFISWLYNNTNVHVVKYEGDYAHVVFEAVPWFADKICGQVKKLNGTFEKVVVPAE; via the coding sequence ATAATAGTTCAGCGAAGACTAAGAAACGAGCCTTCAGCATTAGATGAGCTGGAAAGCCTAGCTGAGTCGGCAGGCTACACTGTAGTTGGAAAAATAGAACAGATTAGAAAAGCTGACCCAAAATATCAGATTGGACGGGGGAAAGTAAGAGAGCTGGCCAAACTTGTAGAAGAAACTGGCGCTGAAAAAATAATTTTTGATAACTTCTTGAAGCCTGTTCAAGCTTACAACTTGGCGAAGGAAACAGGAGTTGAAGTAATAGACCGTTTCCAGCTAATTTTAGAAATATTTGCAAGAAGAGCGTCAACAACTGAGGCTAAACTACAAATTGAACTTGCAAGACTTAAACGTGAACTCACAAGAGCCAAAGAAAAAGTTAGATTAGCAAAAATGGGAGAACAACCTGGATTCATGGGGTTAGGAGCCTACGAAGTCGACGTTTACTACGAAACCATAAAGAGGCATATACATACCATTCAAAGAAAGCTTAAGAAAATAAGGGAAAAGAGAAAGCTTCATAGGAGAAGAAGAATAGAACTTGGATTCTCATCAATTTCTTTAGCTGGATACACAAACGCTGGAAAAAGCTCCCTTTTTAACGCCCTAACAAGAGAACAAGTTCCAGTTGACAACGCATTGTTCACCACTCTTTCAACAACAACAAGGTTAATCAACCTATACGGAAGAAAAGTTCTACTGACAGACACGGTCGGATTCATCGACAGACTTCCAATAACATTAATTGAAGCCTTCCACTCCACACTTGAAGAAACAATATTTTCAGACCTAATCCTACTAGTTGTTGACATAAGCGAGCCGCTAGCCGATATTGAAAGAAAAATTTCCTGCAGCCTAGACACAATTCACAAAATTGGAGCCTCAGGCATACCAATAGTGACAGCCTTCAACAAGATAGACTTGCTCTCTAAAGAGGAAGTAGAACGCAAAATTGAATCCCTTAAAGAACTAGCTCCAAATCCGGTTCCAATATCAGCGCTTTACGGAATAAACTTGGATATTTTAAAGTATGAACTTAGACGGCAACTCAAGAACTACGTCCAAGTCTCGTTTTCTGTGCCAATGAACAGCGAAACCATGTCATTCATTTCGTGGCTATACAACAACACAAACGTGCACGTTGTAAAATATGAAGGAGATTATGCTCATGTCGTTTTTGAGGCTGTTCCATGGTTCGCAGATAAAATATGCGGGCAAGTAAAGAAATTAAACGGAACCTTTGAAAAAGTAGTTGTTCCCGCAGAATAA
- a CDS encoding pseudouridine synthase, whose translation MEKNREYALLKIRKIADYQFGRGVGKVLFPDNVEITFSKATGKIRHVYLDGKRIATLRPKDGLFSLTIEGAKRIVKNVRPLRFWVKVSDEASSFVADGRSVFAKHVLDADEEIRPKEEVIVLDAKGNVLAVGRALLTGREMKAFKTGVAVKVRKGVNEGKIKKGPKQINNC comes from the coding sequence ATGGAGAAAAACAGGGAGTATGCGCTTCTGAAGATTAGGAAGATAGCTGACTACCAATTTGGAAGAGGAGTAGGCAAAGTGCTCTTTCCAGACAATGTCGAAATCACATTTTCAAAAGCAACCGGCAAAATAAGACATGTATACTTGGATGGAAAGAGAATTGCAACTTTACGTCCAAAGGACGGATTATTCTCCCTGACAATTGAGGGGGCAAAGAGAATTGTTAAAAACGTTAGGCCTCTTCGATTTTGGGTTAAAGTTTCAGATGAAGCCTCTTCCTTCGTTGCTGATGGAAGAAGCGTTTTTGCAAAGCATGTCTTAGATGCTGACGAAGAGATTAGGCCAAAGGAGGAAGTTATTGTTCTTGACGCCAAAGGTAATGTTTTGGCTGTTGGGAGAGCCCTACTAACCGGAAGGGAGATGAAGGCTTTCAAAACGGGAGTTGCAGTTAAAGTTCGTAAAGGCGTGAATGAGGGGAAGATTAAGAAAGGGCCTAAGCAAATAAATAATTGTTGA